The sequence GCCACTCCGTACGCACCCTGCTGGAGGGGGAGGCCACCGCACCCCGCGTCCGGGAGCTCGCCCACGGGCTCGGCTACTGGGCCGCCCGGCATCAGCCGCTGCCCGGCCTGGCCCATCTCGCTCCCGCACCGAGCGCCGCCGCGGCGCTGGAGGCGGTGCCCGCGGTGGCGGAGCAGAGCGGCGGCATCCTGGTCCGGCTGGGGCAGCTCACCGCGTTCCCGCGCTGGCCGGAGCGGCCCCCGGCCGGCCCGGACGCCGCCCGCGCCGCGCTCGAAGAACTGGTCCGGGCCTCGACCCACCGCTACGCCACGCACGGGCACGGCGAGCCGATCATGCTGGTGCACGCGGCGACCGCCCCCAACGCCGTCCTGCGCACCCTGCCCGCGCTCCCCCGCGAGCTGTGGGCACCGAGCCTGGCGGGCGCCTGGGCCGCGAGCGCCGCGGTCACCGCCGCGTACACGCCCGCCACGCCCGCCCCCTTCACACCGGCGGCCACCACGGCCGAGGAGCTGTTCGAGCGGGCGGCGGCGCACGGGAACGACCACACCATCAAGTTCACCGACACCGCCCTGGACATCGGCGACGAGACGGCGCTCGCGGCCGCCCTCCGCTCGATCGAACTGAACCCGCCCGCCCTGTAGGACCGGTGCGGGCCGGGGCGGGGCAAGCAGCACCGGCCAGGAACCGAACCCGCCGGGCCGCCCGGCCCAACCGCGACCAAACCCGCCCGGACCTCCCGGCCCAACCGCATCCGAACCCGCCGGGACCGTTCGGCCCGCCCGCAACCGAACCCGCCAGGCCGGTCGGCCGGACCGCAACCGAACCCGCCGGGACCGCCAGGCCCGCCCGCCCGGCTCAGCCGAACTGCACCGAGCGTTTGGCCAGCCCCATCCAGAACCCGTCGATCACGCTGCGCCCCTGTTCCAGCTCGCCCTCCGAGGCACCGAGCGTCACGAACAGGGGCGCGAAGTGCTCGGTGCGCGGGTGGGCCAGTCTGCCCGCGGGGGACTTGTTCTCGAAGTCGAGCAGGGCGTCGACGTCCTGCTCGCGCAGTGCCCGGTCGCCCCAGTCGTCGAACTCGGCCGACCAGCCCGGCACGCCGCCGCCCTGGTGCCGCAGGGCCGCCAGGTTGTGGGTGAAGAAGCCGCTGCCGACGATCAGTACGCCCTCGTCGCGCAGCGGGGCCAGCTTGCGCCCGATGTCCATCAGCTTCTGCGGGTCCAGCGTCGGCATGGAGATCTGGAGCACGGGGATGCCGGCGTCCGGGAACATCTCCACCAGCGGCACGTACGCCCCGTGGTCGAGCCCGCGGTCCGGGATGTCCTGCACCGGCGTACCGGCGCCCCGCAGCAGTTTGCGCACGCTCTCCGCCAGGTGCGGGGCGCCGGGGGCGGCGTACCGCACCCGGTAGTAGTGCTCGGGGAAACCCCAGAAGTCATGGACGAGCGGCACGGTGTCGGTGGCGCCCAGCGCCAGCGGGGCCTCCTCCCAGTGCGCGGACACCATCAGGATCGCGCGGGGGCGGGGCAGCCCGGCGGACCAGGCGGCCAGCTCGCCGGGCCAGAGGGGGTCGTCGGCGAGCGGCGGGGCGCCGTGCGAAAGGTAGAGGGCGGGCATGCGCTCCGCGGTGTCCGTCATGGCATTCCCCATCCACTGCTGCTCAAGACCGCCCCCCGCCGGGCGGGGCGAGGCCATACTCAAGGGTTCCTTCTTCAGGATTCCTGCATAACCCGGGCGAAGCTTCTTGAAACTTCAAGCTCCTACGTCTGGAGACCTTAGCTCTATCTAGTTCAACTTTCAAGAAAAGGTCGTACAGTGGAGTACATGACCACGGCATCCACCGGCGAGCCGCGCTGGCTCACCGACGAAGAGCAGAGCGTCTGGCGCGCCTATCTGCATGCCACCACGCTCCTGGAGGACCACCTCGACCGCCAGTTGCAGCGCGATGCCGGCATGCCGCACATCTACTACGGACTGCTCGTCCAGCTCTCCCAGGCGCCCCGGCGCCGGATGCGGATGACCGAGCTGGCCAAGAACGCCAAGATCACCAGGTCCCGCCTCTCGCACGCCGTCGCCCGGCTGGAGAGGAGCGGCTGGGTGCGGCGCGAGGAAT is a genomic window of Streptomyces sp. NBC_01237 containing:
- a CDS encoding dioxygenase family protein, whose protein sequence is MTDTAERMPALYLSHGAPPLADDPLWPGELAAWSAGLPRPRAILMVSAHWEEAPLALGATDTVPLVHDFWGFPEHYYRVRYAAPGAPHLAESVRKLLRGAGTPVQDIPDRGLDHGAYVPLVEMFPDAGIPVLQISMPTLDPQKLMDIGRKLAPLRDEGVLIVGSGFFTHNLAALRHQGGGVPGWSAEFDDWGDRALREQDVDALLDFENKSPAGRLAHPRTEHFAPLFVTLGASEGELEQGRSVIDGFWMGLAKRSVQFG
- a CDS encoding MarR family winged helix-turn-helix transcriptional regulator, with protein sequence MEYMTTASTGEPRWLTDEEQSVWRAYLHATTLLEDHLDRQLQRDAGMPHIYYGLLVQLSQAPRRRMRMTELAKNAKITRSRLSHAVARLERSGWVRREECPSDKRGQNAVLTDEGHEMLRRSAPGHVTAVRQAMFERLTPEQVDSLGDIMRVLATGLEPEGTDADLPWLR
- a CDS encoding questin oxidase family protein; translation: MDDTTGTLDEALERLHLSGPERDGWLSNHAPMAVEALVRHGQAPTVHRWLDHYGAKLEDMPDTFTPVTAENWREALGDPRRIADWTAYFERETAERPWRDVLAEWWPRLLPGIAAGATHPAIRVGHSVRTLLEGEATAPRVRELAHGLGYWAARHQPLPGLAHLAPAPSAAAALEAVPAVAEQSGGILVRLGQLTAFPRWPERPPAGPDAARAALEELVRASTHRYATHGHGEPIMLVHAATAPNAVLRTLPALPRELWAPSLAGAWAASAAVTAAYTPATPAPFTPAATTAEELFERAAAHGNDHTIKFTDTALDIGDETALAAALRSIELNPPAL